From the genome of Cryomorphaceae bacterium, one region includes:
- a CDS encoding phospho-sugar mutase: protein MGQPTEERVLQRAQSWTQAPYDEQTRQQVQQMMADQSDELTEAFYRDLEFGTGGLRGIMGPGTNRVNRYTIAMATQGLCNYIRQCGIENPKAAIAFDCRYNSAEFARTAAEVFAANGVQAYLFESLRPTPELSFAVRQLGCTTGIVVTASHNPPEYNGYKVYWNDGGQIVAPHDTNIIAEVRKMEGIEQVRTDVDESLIQVLGKEMDRMYLQAIRNLYLLNDAQAASELKVVFTPLHGTSVMLVPDALREAGFTHTALVKEQSHPDPAFSTVKSPNPEEREALAMALAQGEQSGADIILGTDPDADRVGIAVRNLKGELELLNGNQAASVLIYYLLEKWKELGKLQGNEFVCKTVVTSDLLGEIARDYGVNTYETLTGFKYIADVIARKEGSEVFIGGGEESYGYLVGDLVRDKDAVISSVMLCEAAAWAKSRGSSFYALLLDIYARYGCYRESLVSVTRKGRDGAEEIKMLMETLRTQPPQQLGGVPVMLRKDFQSQEVLNLENGQREPIGLPKSNVLQFVLQDGSKITARPSGTEPKIKFYFSLKAPLSSTANFHNVWTDLGRRTEQMVSELPIPG from the coding sequence ATGGGTCAACCAACCGAAGAGCGCGTTCTGCAAAGAGCGCAAAGCTGGACACAAGCTCCTTACGACGAACAAACACGCCAACAGGTGCAGCAGATGATGGCCGACCAATCGGACGAGCTCACCGAGGCTTTTTACCGCGACCTTGAATTTGGCACCGGTGGTTTGCGCGGAATCATGGGCCCCGGCACCAACCGCGTAAACCGATACACCATTGCCATGGCTACACAAGGGCTTTGCAATTACATCCGGCAATGCGGCATTGAAAATCCAAAAGCAGCCATTGCTTTTGATTGCAGGTACAACAGCGCGGAGTTTGCGCGTACCGCCGCCGAGGTGTTTGCAGCCAACGGTGTGCAGGCCTACCTGTTTGAGAGCCTGCGACCCACGCCAGAGTTGTCGTTTGCCGTGCGCCAATTGGGCTGCACCACGGGCATTGTAGTTACGGCATCGCACAACCCCCCCGAGTACAACGGCTACAAGGTGTACTGGAACGATGGCGGGCAGATTGTGGCTCCGCACGACACCAACATCATCGCCGAAGTGCGAAAAATGGAAGGCATCGAACAGGTGCGAACCGATGTTGACGAGTCGCTTATACAGGTGCTTGGAAAGGAAATGGACCGCATGTATTTGCAGGCCATCCGCAACTTGTACCTCCTGAACGACGCTCAGGCAGCCTCCGAATTGAAGGTGGTTTTCACCCCATTGCATGGTACTTCTGTGATGCTGGTTCCCGATGCGCTTCGCGAAGCCGGTTTTACGCACACTGCCCTTGTAAAGGAACAAAGCCATCCCGACCCGGCTTTCTCTACTGTAAAATCGCCCAACCCCGAGGAGCGCGAAGCCCTTGCCATGGCGCTTGCGCAGGGTGAACAATCCGGTGCGGATATTATTCTCGGTACCGATCCCGACGCCGACCGCGTGGGTATCGCCGTGCGCAATCTGAAGGGTGAGCTGGAACTTCTCAACGGCAACCAGGCTGCTTCGGTGCTGATTTACTACCTGCTCGAAAAGTGGAAGGAGTTGGGCAAACTGCAGGGCAACGAGTTTGTTTGCAAAACGGTGGTAACTTCTGATTTACTCGGGGAAATAGCCCGCGATTACGGCGTAAACACCTACGAAACGCTCACCGGCTTCAAGTACATTGCCGACGTGATTGCGCGCAAAGAAGGCTCGGAGGTTTTTATTGGCGGGGGCGAAGAGAGCTACGGCTACCTCGTGGGCGATTTGGTCCGCGACAAGGACGCCGTGATTTCGTCGGTCATGCTGTGCGAAGCTGCCGCGTGGGCCAAAAGCCGGGGCAGCAGTTTTTATGCATTGCTGCTGGATATTTACGCACGCTACGGCTGTTACCGTGAATCGCTGGTTTCCGTTACCCGCAAAGGTCGAGATGGCGCGGAGGAAATCAAAATGTTGATGGAAACGCTGCGCACCCAGCCGCCGCAACAATTAGGCGGTGTGCCTGTGATGCTTCGCAAAGACTTTCAGTCGCAGGAGGTGCTGAACCTTGAAAATGGCCAGCGCGAACCCATCGGATTGCCCAAAAGCAATGTGTTGCAATTTGTGCTGCAGGATGGCAGCAAGATTACAGCCCGCCCCTCCGGCACCGAGCCCAAAATCAAATTCTACTTCAGCCTGAAAGCGCCGCTTTCCTCCACCGCCAACTTCCACAACGTTTGGACAGATCTCGGCCGTCGCACCGAACAAATGGTCAGCGAGTTGCCGATACCGGGGTAG
- the rfbB gene encoding dTDP-glucose 4,6-dehydratase yields MNPTHILVTGGAGFIGSNFVPHLLETRPDVHVVNLDLLTYAGNLQNLKEVENHPRYTFVQGDICDTEWVERIFSEHRIDGVIHFAAESHVDNSITGPKAFVQTNVVGTFNLLEVARKYWMDAPHQRKAGMEHARFLHVSTDEVYGSLGETGLFSETTPYAPNSPYSASKASSDHFVRSYFHTFGLGVVTTNCSNNYGPKQHDEKLIPTIIRKALSAQPIPIYGDGSNIRDWLYVLDHCKGILLAFEKGSEGETYNIGGRNERNNLYIARTICEMLNRIHPDAEGSYERLINFVTDRPGHDQRYAIDATKIEGELGWRADENFESGIEKTVQWYVKKFTA; encoded by the coding sequence ATGAACCCTACCCATATACTCGTTACAGGAGGAGCAGGATTTATTGGCTCCAATTTCGTTCCGCATCTGCTGGAAACCAGACCCGATGTTCACGTCGTGAACCTCGATTTGCTCACCTATGCCGGCAATCTTCAAAATCTAAAGGAAGTTGAAAACCACCCCCGCTACACCTTTGTGCAGGGAGATATTTGCGATACCGAATGGGTTGAGCGCATTTTCAGCGAGCACCGAATTGACGGCGTGATTCACTTCGCGGCCGAATCGCACGTGGACAACAGCATTACAGGCCCCAAGGCTTTTGTGCAAACCAACGTGGTGGGCACCTTTAACCTGCTGGAAGTGGCCCGAAAGTACTGGATGGACGCGCCGCATCAGCGCAAAGCGGGTATGGAACACGCGCGCTTCCTGCACGTATCTACCGACGAGGTTTACGGAAGCCTGGGCGAAACGGGTCTCTTTTCCGAAACCACTCCCTACGCACCCAACAGTCCGTACAGCGCCAGCAAAGCCAGCAGCGACCATTTTGTGCGTAGCTATTTTCACACTTTCGGGCTGGGAGTGGTTACCACCAACTGCTCCAACAATTACGGTCCGAAGCAGCACGATGAGAAACTCATTCCAACCATCATCCGCAAGGCCTTGTCTGCACAGCCTATTCCCATTTATGGCGACGGCAGCAACATTCGCGATTGGCTCTATGTGCTGGATCACTGCAAGGGAATTTTACTCGCCTTTGAAAAAGGCAGCGAGGGCGAAACCTACAACATTGGCGGACGAAACGAGCGCAACAACCTCTACATAGCCCGCACCATTTGCGAGATGCTCAACCGCATTCACCCCGATGCAGAAGGGAGCTATGAGCGGCTCATCAACTTTGTAACAGACCGGCCGGGTCACGACCAGCGCTACGCCATTGACGCCACCAAAATTGAAGGTGAGCTGGGCTGGCGCGCCGACGAAAACTTTGAATCAGGAATTGAAAAAACCGTACAGTGGTACGTTAAAAAATTCACCGCTTAG
- the rfbD gene encoding dTDP-4-dehydrorhamnose reductase, with protein sequence MSATNASIWVTGASGQLGQCLRDVCDAGSEFRFEFTRRDDLDLADEAQVENWIQKHGIHLLIHTAAYTAVDRAETETEEALHANATIPEVLARVCARLAVRMVHISTDYVFSGDRTADAAGYLESDATGPQGAYGKSKLLGEKAVLRTCPQNLAIRTAWFYSQYGHNFVKTMLKLGAERESLRVVNDQHGCPTYAGHLAEALLQMVPMLLNNPNEYGGLYHFVNSGATTWYHFASEIMQQVGLNCRVEPCTTADYPTPAKRPAFSVLNTQKIQATFGLCIAMWQDALSECLQKLTQK encoded by the coding sequence ATGTCAGCAACAAACGCAAGCATATGGGTAACGGGAGCATCTGGCCAATTGGGTCAATGCCTGCGAGATGTGTGTGATGCCGGTTCTGAATTTCGCTTTGAGTTTACGCGCCGTGATGACCTCGATCTTGCCGATGAAGCACAGGTTGAAAACTGGATACAAAAGCACGGCATTCACCTGCTGATTCACACTGCGGCCTATACCGCCGTAGATCGCGCCGAAACAGAAACCGAAGAGGCCTTGCACGCAAACGCCACCATCCCTGAAGTGCTGGCCCGAGTATGTGCACGCCTTGCAGTGAGAATGGTGCACATTTCAACCGACTATGTATTTAGTGGTGATCGCACGGCAGATGCTGCCGGTTACCTGGAAAGCGACGCCACAGGACCGCAGGGTGCCTACGGAAAATCCAAACTCCTGGGCGAGAAAGCGGTGTTGCGGACTTGTCCACAAAACCTGGCCATTCGCACCGCGTGGTTTTATTCCCAATACGGCCACAACTTCGTAAAAACCATGCTGAAGCTGGGCGCTGAAAGGGAGTCGCTGCGCGTGGTGAACGACCAGCACGGTTGTCCTACCTACGCCGGACACCTTGCAGAGGCTTTGTTGCAAATGGTGCCCATGTTGTTAAACAACCCCAACGAATACGGGGGGCTGTACCATTTTGTGAACAGCGGCGCCACCACGTGGTACCACTTTGCCTCCGAAATCATGCAACAGGTGGGTCTGAACTGCAGGGTGGAGCCCTGTACCACGGCAGACTATCCCACGCCCGCCAAACGACCTGCTTTCAGCGTGCTGAACACGCAAAAAATTCAGGCTACCTTTGGCCTCTGCATCGCCATGTGGCAGGACGCCCTGAGCGAATGTCTTCAAAAACTCACACAGAAATGA